Proteins encoded by one window of Streptomyces sp. LX-29:
- a CDS encoding alpha/beta hydrolase: protein MTLSHDVSGDGPTLVLLHSSVCDRRMWDPQWRVLVDAGYRVVRCDFRGFGDSPVADHPYSDAEDVADLLDHLGIERAALVGASYGGRVALEVAATRPDAVTALMLLCSGAPGHVPGAALRSFDEQEEALFEAGDLTGAVELNVETWLGPEADGEVRERVRGMQRHAFEVQSAAEEEFDPAETRVDLSRIKAPCLAVSGAHDLADFREIAARLPERISGARHLELSWAGHLPSLERPGAVADLMTRFLGEAALGG, encoded by the coding sequence ATGACTCTTTCTCACGACGTATCAGGGGACGGTCCCACCCTCGTGCTGCTGCATTCGTCGGTGTGTGACCGGCGCATGTGGGACCCACAGTGGCGGGTGTTGGTCGACGCCGGCTACCGGGTGGTCCGGTGCGACTTCCGGGGTTTCGGTGACTCACCGGTGGCGGACCACCCGTACAGCGACGCCGAGGACGTCGCCGACCTGTTGGACCACCTGGGCATCGAGCGAGCCGCGCTGGTCGGGGCCTCGTACGGGGGGAGAGTCGCCCTGGAGGTGGCGGCCACCCGCCCGGACGCGGTCACCGCCCTGATGCTGCTCTGCTCCGGGGCGCCCGGACATGTGCCCGGCGCCGCGCTGCGGTCCTTCGACGAGCAGGAGGAGGCGCTGTTCGAAGCCGGCGATCTCACGGGGGCCGTCGAGCTGAACGTGGAGACGTGGCTCGGCCCGGAGGCCGATGGCGAGGTCCGCGAGCGGGTTCGCGGGATGCAGCGGCACGCCTTCGAGGTGCAGTCGGCGGCGGAGGAGGAGTTCGACCCGGCAGAGACGCGGGTCGACCTGTCGCGGATCAAGGCACCCTGCTTGGCCGTTTCCGGCGCGCACGACCTGGCGGACTTCCGCGAGATCGCGGCCCGCCTGCCGGAGCGGATCTCCGGCGCCCGCCACCTGGAACTGTCCTGGGCCGGCCACCTGCCGAGCCTGGAGCGGCCCGGCGCGGTCGCCGACCTGATGACGCGGTTTCTCGGCGAGGCGGCCCTCGGCGGCTGA
- a CDS encoding dihydrofolate reductase family protein: MRKLVYYIATTLDGFIAGPDGADPTGPNGFWPISEDYIQHLVAEYPETLPAPARAALNVTAEGTRFDTVLEGRRTYEIGLKAGMTDAYPHLRHLVFSRTLTESPDPAVELVAGDPVAKVRELKQQEGKDIWLIGGGELASALYTEIDQLILKVGALTIGSGIPLFSHKAAFDPCRWELTDHTVLKSGAAFLTYARANES; this comes from the coding sequence GTGCGCAAGCTCGTCTACTACATCGCCACCACCCTCGACGGTTTCATCGCGGGGCCGGACGGCGCCGACCCCACCGGTCCGAACGGCTTCTGGCCGATCTCCGAGGACTACATCCAGCACCTCGTGGCGGAGTACCCGGAGACCCTGCCCGCCCCGGCCCGCGCGGCGCTGAACGTCACGGCGGAGGGGACCCGCTTCGACACCGTCCTCGAAGGACGGCGCACCTACGAGATCGGCCTCAAGGCCGGCATGACCGACGCCTACCCCCACCTGCGCCACCTGGTCTTCTCCCGGACGCTCACCGAGAGCCCGGACCCGGCCGTCGAACTGGTCGCCGGTGATCCGGTGGCGAAGGTGCGGGAGCTGAAGCAGCAGGAGGGCAAGGACATCTGGCTGATCGGCGGCGGTGAGCTGGCGAGTGCCCTGTACACCGAGATCGACCAGCTGATCCTCAAGGTGGGGGCGCTGACCATCGGCTCCGGCATACCGCTCTTCTCCCACAAGGCCGCTTTCGACCCGTGCCGCTGGGAACTCACGGACCACACCGTGCTGAAGAGCGGAGCCGCCTTCCTCACCTACGCGCGCGCCAACGAGTCCTGA
- a CDS encoding alpha/beta hydrolase fold domain-containing protein — protein MSVRRESSESGGVPTPGAVPPFDPELKLALAALVKEPREPITAENLAARQERDAATRPRPTAEDLRADGRFEVAEIRVPGPPGEPDVTLVSARPSGLVGPLPLLYYMHGGAMVMGNAWSVLPRILREWALPLELAVISVEYRLAPGTRYPGPLEDCYAGLVWAAGHAAELGIDADRVIIGGKSAGGGLAAALTLLARDRGGPRPLGQLLLCPMLDDRGRTFSSHQMTGTGVWDLTSSATVWKAVLGDRYGAADLSPYAAPARATDLSGLPPAYIEVGSAEMFRDEDVAYANAIWQAGGQAELHVWPGAYHGFDGLAPRAALSRDARDARTRWLRRLLAQSGTDSRPGVVPAAARVAEPDPAADRRG, from the coding sequence ATGAGTGTCCGCCGTGAGTCGTCCGAGTCGGGCGGTGTCCCGACACCGGGGGCGGTGCCCCCGTTCGACCCCGAACTGAAGCTCGCGTTGGCGGCTTTGGTGAAGGAGCCGAGGGAGCCGATCACCGCGGAGAACCTCGCGGCGCGGCAAGAGCGGGATGCCGCGACCCGGCCCCGGCCGACGGCCGAGGACCTGCGCGCCGACGGCCGTTTCGAGGTGGCGGAGATCCGTGTGCCGGGCCCGCCGGGCGAACCGGACGTCACCCTGGTGAGCGCGCGGCCGTCCGGGCTCGTCGGACCGCTGCCTCTGCTGTACTACATGCACGGGGGCGCGATGGTCATGGGCAACGCGTGGTCCGTGCTGCCGCGGATCCTTCGCGAGTGGGCCCTCCCGCTGGAACTGGCCGTCATCTCGGTCGAGTACCGGTTGGCGCCGGGGACGCGGTACCCCGGACCGCTGGAGGACTGCTACGCCGGACTGGTCTGGGCGGCAGGACACGCGGCCGAACTCGGCATCGACGCGGACCGCGTCATCATCGGAGGGAAGAGCGCCGGCGGCGGGCTCGCCGCGGCCCTGACCCTGCTGGCCCGCGACCGCGGCGGTCCCCGGCCGCTGGGGCAGCTGCTGCTGTGCCCGATGCTCGACGACCGCGGCCGCACCTTCTCCAGCCATCAGATGACGGGCACCGGAGTGTGGGACCTCACCTCCAGCGCGACGGTGTGGAAGGCGGTGCTGGGTGACCGCTACGGAGCCGCCGACCTGTCGCCCTACGCGGCCCCCGCCCGCGCAACGGACCTCTCCGGACTCCCCCCGGCCTATATCGAAGTCGGGTCGGCCGAGATGTTCCGGGACGAGGACGTGGCGTACGCGAACGCCATCTGGCAGGCCGGCGGCCAGGCCGAGTTGCATGTATGGCCCGGCGCCTACCACGGGTTCGACGGCCTGGCACCGCGGGCGGCCCTCAGCCGGGACGCACGCGACGCCCGTACCCGCTGGCTCCGGCGACTCCTCGCGCAATCCGGCACCGACAGCCGACCCGGCGTCGTCCCGGCCGCCGCACGCGTCGCCGAGCCCGATCCCGCCGCCGACCGCCGTGGGTGA